Proteins encoded in a region of the Neoarius graeffei isolate fNeoGra1 chromosome 3, fNeoGra1.pri, whole genome shotgun sequence genome:
- the LOC132883389 gene encoding astrocytic phosphoprotein PEA-15 — MSEYSSLLSDLCENITNEDLEQLKSACKEDIPEDQSNSITSSKEWFSYLEKNDKLAQDNLSYIERIFEISRRPDLLTRVIEYRTTVLKISEDDEIDTKLTRIPSAKKYKDIIRQPSEDEIIKLAPPPKKV; from the exons aTGTCGGAATACAGCTCTTTGCTGAGCGATCTGTGCGAGAACATTACGAATGAGGACCTGGAGCAGCTGAAGTCAGCCTGCAAGGAGGACATCCCTGAAGACCAGAGCAACTCGATCACCTCCTCCAAAGAGTGGTTCAGTTACCTGGAAAAAAATGATAAGCTTGCTCAGG ATAACCTGTCCTACATTGAGCGCATCTTTGAGATCTCACGACGGCCTGATCTTTTGACCCGGGTCATCGAATACCGTACGACAGTGCTGAAGATCTCAGAAGATGATGAAATTGACACCAAGCTCACACGAATCCCGTCAGCCAAGAAGTACAAGG ATATCATTCGCCAGCCTTCAGAAGATGAGATCATCAAGTTGGCCCCTCCCCCTAAGAAAGTCTGA